A section of the Primulina eburnea isolate SZY01 chromosome 1, ASM2296580v1, whole genome shotgun sequence genome encodes:
- the LOC140827390 gene encoding small ribosomal subunit protein uS9, producing the protein MAAPTESVQCFGRKKTAVAVTHCKRGRGLIKINGVPIELVQPEILRYKAFEPILLLGRHRFAGVDMRIRVKGGGHTSQIYAIRQSIAKALVAFYQKYVDEQSKKEIKDILVRYDRTLLVADPRRCEPKKFGGRGARARFQKSYR; encoded by the coding sequence ATGGCGGCGCCAACGGAATCCGTCCAATGCTTCGGCCGTAAGAAAACAGCGGTAGCCGTTACCCACTGCAAACGCGGCCGTGGCTTGATCAAGATCAACGGTGTCCCCATCGAGCTCGTGCAACCGGAGATCCTCCGCTACAAAGCGTTCGAGCCAATCCTCCTCCTTGGACGCCATCGTTTCGCAGGAGTTGACATGCGTATCCGCGTCAAAGGCGGAGGTCACACCTCTCAGATTTACGCCATCCGCCAGTCCATCGCAAAAGCACTTGTCGCATTCTACCAGAAGTACGTCGACGAGCAGTCGAAGAAGGAGATAAAAGATATCCTCGTGAGGTACGACAGGACTTTGCTTGTGGCTGATCCCAGGCGCTGCGAGCCGAAGAAGTTTGGTGGACGCGGTGCTCGCGCGAGGTTTCAGAAGTCATACCGTTGA